In Palleronia sp. LCG004, a single window of DNA contains:
- the hydA gene encoding dihydropyrimidinase translates to MTTVIKNGIVVTHDLSYAADVLIDGGKIVEIGPDLKGDEVLDADGCFVMPGGIDPHTHLEMPFMGTYSADDFESGTRAALAGGTTMVVDFALPSPGQGLLDALKMWDNKSTRAHCDYSFHMAVTWWGEQVFDEMETVVRDRGINTFKHFMAYKGALMVQDDEMYASFQRLAELGGIALVHAENGDVVADLSARLLAEGNTGPEGHAYSRPPQVEGEATNRAIMIADMAGVPLYVVHTSCEESHEAIRRARQQGKRVWGEPLIQHLTLDESEYFNADWDHAARRVMSPPFRNKKHQESLWAGLQAGSLSVVATDHCAFTTDQKRTGLGDFTKIPNGTGGLEDRMPMLWTHGVETGRLTPNEFVAVTSTNIAKILNCYPRKGAILVGSDADIVVWDPAKEKTITAESQQSAIDYNVFEGQKVKGLPRFTLTRGRVAVHDGEMRPEEGHGQFVKRPPKGPVSEALSSWKAISAPRPVERSGIPVSGV, encoded by the coding sequence ATGACCACAGTCATCAAGAACGGCATCGTCGTGACCCACGACCTGAGCTATGCCGCCGACGTGCTGATCGACGGCGGAAAGATCGTCGAGATCGGGCCCGACCTGAAGGGCGACGAGGTGCTCGACGCCGACGGGTGCTTCGTCATGCCGGGCGGGATCGACCCGCATACCCATCTCGAGATGCCCTTCATGGGCACCTATTCCGCCGACGATTTCGAAAGCGGCACGCGTGCGGCGCTCGCGGGCGGGACCACCATGGTCGTCGATTTCGCGCTGCCCTCGCCTGGGCAGGGGCTGCTCGACGCGCTCAAGATGTGGGACAACAAGTCGACGCGCGCGCATTGCGACTATTCCTTCCACATGGCGGTGACATGGTGGGGCGAGCAGGTCTTCGACGAGATGGAGACGGTCGTGCGCGACCGTGGCATCAACACGTTCAAGCATTTCATGGCCTACAAGGGCGCGCTGATGGTGCAGGACGACGAGATGTATGCCTCGTTCCAGCGCCTGGCCGAGCTCGGGGGCATCGCGCTCGTCCATGCCGAGAACGGCGACGTGGTCGCGGACCTGTCGGCCCGGCTGCTGGCCGAGGGCAATACCGGGCCCGAGGGGCACGCCTATTCCCGCCCGCCGCAGGTCGAGGGGGAGGCCACGAACCGCGCCATCATGATCGCCGACATGGCGGGCGTGCCGCTCTATGTCGTGCACACCTCCTGCGAAGAGAGCCACGAGGCCATCCGCCGCGCGCGCCAGCAGGGCAAGCGCGTCTGGGGCGAGCCGCTGATCCAGCATCTGACGCTCGACGAGAGCGAGTATTTCAACGCAGACTGGGACCATGCCGCGCGCCGCGTGATGTCGCCGCCCTTCCGCAACAAGAAGCATCAGGAAAGCCTCTGGGCCGGGTTGCAGGCCGGATCGCTGTCGGTCGTGGCGACCGATCACTGCGCCTTCACGACGGATCAGAAGCGGACGGGATTGGGCGACTTCACCAAGATCCCCAACGGGACCGGGGGGCTCGAGGATCGGATGCCGATGCTCTGGACGCATGGTGTCGAGACCGGACGGCTCACGCCCAACGAGTTCGTGGCCGTGACCTCGACCAATATCGCCAAGATCCTCAACTGCTATCCGCGCAAGGGTGCGATCCTTGTCGGATCGGACGCCGATATCGTCGTATGGGACCCCGCCAAGGAGAAGACGATCACGGCGGAGAGCCAGCAATCCGCGATCGACTACAACGTCTTCGAAGGACAGAAGGTGAAGGGCCTGCCGCGCTTTACCCTGACGCGCGGCCGCGTGGCGGTGCATGACGGCGAGATGCGCCCCGAAGAAGGCCATGGCCAGTTCGTCAAGCGCCCGCCGAAAGGCCCGGTGAGCGAGGCGCTTTCGTCCTGGAAGGCCATCAGCGCGCCGCGCCCGGTGGAGCGGTCGGGCATCCCAGTGAGCGGGGTTTGA
- a CDS encoding Zn-dependent hydrolase translates to MSQPAAPAENMRIDGDRLWDSLMEMAKIGPGVAGGNNRQTLTDADAEGRALFQRWCEDAGCTMGVDRMGNMFARREGTDPEALPVYVGSHLDTQPTGGKYDGVLGVLGGLEIVRTMNDLGIRTKHPIVVTNWTNEEGTRFAPAMLSSGVFAGIHDQDWAYGRTDASGASFGDELERIGWKGEEEVGARKMHAFFELHIEQGPILEAEDTQIGIVTHGQGLWWLQVTLTGKDAHTGSTPMPLRCNAGLGMARIIDKVHEIAMANQPDAVGAVGHIDVYPNSRNVIPGKAVFTIDFRSPDLGKLDGMKAALEEAAPAIAAELGLGIEIEEAGHFDPVAFDEGCVTALRDAAERLGYSHMNIVSGAGHDACWINRVAPTAMVMCPCVDGLSHNEAEEITKDWAKAGADVLLHAVIETAGVEG, encoded by the coding sequence ATGAGCCAGCCCGCCGCCCCCGCCGAGAACATGAGGATCGACGGTGACAGGCTCTGGGACTCGCTGATGGAGATGGCCAAGATCGGGCCGGGCGTGGCGGGCGGCAACAATCGCCAGACCCTTACCGACGCCGATGCCGAGGGCCGCGCCCTGTTCCAGCGCTGGTGCGAGGATGCGGGCTGCACGATGGGGGTGGACCGGATGGGGAACATGTTCGCCCGTCGCGAAGGGACCGACCCCGAGGCGCTGCCGGTCTATGTGGGATCGCATCTCGACACGCAGCCCACCGGCGGGAAGTACGACGGCGTTCTGGGCGTTCTGGGCGGGCTCGAGATCGTGCGCACGATGAACGATCTGGGCATCCGGACGAAGCATCCGATCGTCGTGACCAACTGGACCAACGAGGAGGGGACGCGTTTTGCGCCCGCCATGCTGTCCTCGGGCGTCTTCGCGGGCATCCACGATCAGGACTGGGCCTACGGACGTACCGATGCCAGCGGGGCGAGCTTCGGAGACGAGCTCGAGCGGATCGGCTGGAAAGGCGAGGAAGAGGTCGGCGCGCGCAAGATGCATGCCTTCTTCGAGCTGCATATCGAGCAGGGCCCGATCCTCGAGGCCGAGGATACGCAGATCGGCATCGTGACCCATGGACAGGGTCTCTGGTGGCTGCAGGTGACGCTGACCGGCAAGGACGCGCATACCGGATCGACGCCGATGCCGTTGCGGTGCAATGCGGGCCTGGGCATGGCGCGGATCATCGACAAGGTCCACGAGATCGCGATGGCGAACCAGCCCGATGCGGTGGGCGCGGTGGGCCATATCGACGTCTATCCCAATTCGCGCAACGTGATCCCCGGCAAGGCGGTCTTCACCATCGACTTCCGCTCGCCCGACCTCGGAAAGCTCGACGGCATGAAGGCCGCGCTCGAAGAGGCCGCACCGGCGATCGCCGCCGAGCTCGGCCTCGGGATCGAGATCGAGGAGGCGGGCCATTTCGACCCGGTGGCATTCGACGAGGGCTGCGTGACGGCGCTGCGCGACGCGGCGGAGCGTCTGGGCTACAGCCACATGAACATCGTCTCGGGTGCCGGTCACGATGCCTGCTGGATCAACCGCGTGGCCCCCACCGCCATGGTGATGTGCCCCTGCGTCGACGGTCTGAGCCATAACGAGGCCGAGGAGATCACCAAGGACTGGGCCAAGGCCGGGGCGGATGTCCTGCTCCACGCCGTGATCGAGACGGCGGGCGTCGAAGGGTGA
- a CDS encoding TetR family transcriptional regulator C-terminal domain-containing protein produces MAETRIQSRNRAAILDAGLEVFSRRGFGGATLDQIAAEAGLSKPNLLYYFPSKEAIHRDLLLGLMGAWLDPMRRIDPEGEPLDEIMGYVRRKMDLTRHYPRESRLFANEILQGAHHIDDTLGGELRDLVDRTAALIQGWVDRGRLAPVDPHHTIISVWALTQHYADFDVQVRAVLGDADPLLRAEAHVEQLFRRLLTPPADSTR; encoded by the coding sequence ATGGCTGAGACCCGCATCCAGTCGCGCAATCGCGCGGCCATCCTCGACGCGGGCCTCGAGGTCTTTTCGCGCCGCGGATTCGGCGGTGCGACGCTCGACCAGATCGCGGCCGAAGCGGGGCTGTCGAAGCCCAACCTGCTCTATTACTTTCCGTCGAAGGAGGCGATCCACCGTGATCTTCTCCTCGGTCTGATGGGGGCCTGGCTCGACCCGATGCGCCGCATCGACCCGGAGGGAGAGCCGCTGGACGAGATCATGGGCTACGTCCGGCGCAAGATGGACCTGACCCGCCATTATCCGCGCGAAAGCCGCCTTTTCGCAAACGAAATCCTCCAAGGCGCGCACCATATCGACGACACGCTCGGCGGCGAATTGCGGGATCTCGTCGACCGGACCGCCGCGTTGATCCAGGGCTGGGTCGATCGCGGCCGCCTTGCGCCCGTCGATCCGCACCACACCATCATCTCGGTCTGGGCGCTGACCCAGCATTACGCCGATTTCGACGTGCAGGTCCGTGCGGTCCTCGGCGACGCGGATCCACTCCTGCGCGCCGAGGCCCATGTCGAGCAGCTCTTCCGCCGGCTCCTCACGCCGCCGGCGGACAGTACGCGCTAG
- the preA gene encoding NAD-dependent dihydropyrimidine dehydrogenase subunit PreA, protein MADLTTDFLGITSPNPFWLASAPPTDKEYNVRRAFEAGWGGVVWKTLGAEGPPVVNVNGPRYGVIHGADRRVLGINNIELITDRPLETNLEEMARVKADWPDRALIASIMVPCEEEAWKSILPRVMETGADGIELNFGCPHGMAERGMGSAVGQVPEYIEMVTRWCKQYYDRPVIVKLTPNITDIRKPALAAKNGGADAVSLINTINSITSVNLDTMSPEPMIDGKGTHGGYCGPAVKPIAMNMVAEIARDPETRGLPISGIGGITTWRDAAEFMSLGAGNVQVCTAAMTYGFRIVQEMKAGLSAWMDEKGYSSVSEVVGRAVPNVTDWQYLNLNYVTKARISQDDCIKCGRCFAACEDTSHQAIAMSADRTFTVKDDECVACNLCVDVCPVENCITMEVLEPGAVDPRTGRTVEKEPADWTTHPNNPGAIAAE, encoded by the coding sequence ATGGCTGATCTGACGACCGATTTCCTGGGCATCACATCGCCCAACCCGTTCTGGCTCGCCTCCGCGCCGCCGACGGACAAGGAATACAATGTCCGCCGCGCCTTCGAGGCCGGCTGGGGCGGCGTCGTGTGGAAGACGCTCGGGGCCGAGGGGCCGCCGGTCGTCAACGTCAACGGGCCGCGCTACGGCGTGATCCACGGGGCCGACAGGCGCGTGCTCGGGATCAACAATATCGAGCTGATCACCGACCGGCCGCTGGAGACGAACCTCGAGGAAATGGCGCGGGTGAAGGCCGACTGGCCCGACCGGGCGCTGATCGCGTCGATCATGGTGCCCTGCGAGGAGGAGGCCTGGAAGTCGATCCTGCCGCGCGTGATGGAGACCGGGGCCGACGGGATCGAGCTCAATTTCGGGTGCCCGCACGGGATGGCCGAACGCGGCATGGGATCGGCCGTGGGGCAGGTGCCGGAATATATCGAGATGGTCACGCGGTGGTGCAAGCAGTACTACGACCGCCCCGTGATCGTGAAGCTGACGCCCAACATCACCGATATCCGCAAGCCGGCCCTCGCGGCGAAGAACGGCGGCGCGGATGCGGTGAGCCTGATCAACACGATCAACTCGATCACGTCGGTCAATCTCGACACGATGTCACCGGAGCCGATGATCGACGGGAAGGGCACGCATGGCGGCTATTGCGGCCCGGCGGTCAAGCCCATCGCGATGAACATGGTGGCCGAGATCGCCCGCGACCCCGAGACGCGCGGCCTGCCGATCTCGGGGATCGGCGGCATCACCACATGGCGCGACGCGGCAGAGTTCATGAGCCTCGGGGCCGGCAACGTGCAGGTCTGCACCGCCGCGATGACCTACGGCTTTCGCATCGTGCAGGAAATGAAGGCGGGGCTGTCGGCCTGGATGGACGAGAAGGGGTATTCCAGCGTGTCCGAGGTGGTGGGCCGCGCGGTCCCGAATGTCACCGACTGGCAGTATCTGAACCTCAACTACGTGACCAAGGCCCGGATCAGCCAGGACGATTGCATCAAGTGCGGACGCTGCTTCGCCGCCTGCGAGGACACGTCGCACCAGGCGATCGCGATGTCTGCCGACCGTACCTTCACCGTGAAGGACGACGAATGCGTGGCCTGCAATCTCTGCGTGGATGTCTGCCCGGTCGAGAACTGCATCACGATGGAAGTGCTCGAACCCGGAGCCGTCGATCCGCGCACCGGCCGGACGGTCGAGAAGGAGCCGGCCGACTGGACGACGCATCCGAACAATCCCGGCGCGATCGCCGCTGAATGA
- a CDS encoding Fpg/Nei family DNA glycosylase has protein sequence MPELPEAEANRRRVEDGALNRTVVEVRLGTDVTHLDLPSEEERARFVGGQFTETRRHGKYIFVGSATGPWIVVHLGMSGSLRVHDGDDTTPDYTRITFVFEGARRLSYRCPRKFGWVRVTDDVDAFVAHRGLGPDAMEIDGETFAERIGGSRGAVKSALLSQKKLAGIGNLWSDEALFQCGIAPDEAGTDLGGNRLGDLHGTMRDVLQGVLDTGAQYSDLPEDWLIHRRDEGADCPRCGGTIAMKKVGGRSAYHCATHQG, from the coding sequence GTGCCTGAATTGCCCGAGGCCGAGGCGAATCGCAGGCGCGTCGAGGACGGCGCGCTGAACCGGACCGTCGTGGAGGTTCGGCTCGGCACCGACGTGACCCATCTGGACCTGCCGTCGGAGGAAGAGCGCGCGCGCTTTGTCGGCGGCCAGTTCACCGAGACGCGGCGGCACGGGAAATACATCTTCGTGGGCTCGGCCACTGGCCCGTGGATCGTCGTGCATCTGGGAATGAGCGGGTCGCTGAGGGTTCATGACGGCGACGACACGACGCCGGACTACACGCGGATCACCTTCGTCTTCGAGGGTGCGCGGCGGCTCAGCTATCGTTGCCCGCGCAAATTCGGATGGGTCCGCGTGACCGACGACGTGGACGCCTTCGTCGCCCACCGGGGGCTCGGGCCCGACGCGATGGAGATCGACGGCGAGACCTTCGCCGAGCGGATCGGCGGCAGCAGGGGCGCAGTGAAATCCGCGCTGCTGAGCCAGAAGAAGCTCGCCGGGATCGGCAATCTCTGGTCGGACGAGGCGCTGTTCCAATGTGGGATCGCGCCGGACGAGGCGGGCACGGATCTGGGCGGCAACCGGCTCGGCGATCTGCACGGCACGATGCGCGACGTGCTGCAGGGCGTGCTCGACACCGGCGCGCAGTATTCGGATCTGCCCGAGGACTGGCTGATCCATCGCCGCGACGAGGGGGCCGATTGCCCGCGCTGCGGCGGTACGATCGCGATGAAGAAGGTCGGCGGACGCTCGGCCTATCACTGCGCGACGCATCAGGGCTAG
- a CDS encoding NAD(P)-dependent oxidoreductase, which produces MPDSMTPGIVAGRLGRDEIAENFADLHRPLDPHEAAVAADRCYFCYDAPCVTACPTEIDIPLFIRQIATGQPEAAGQTIMDQNILGGMCARVCPTEDLCEGACVREAAEGKPVEIGRLQRHATDSLMARQGHPFRRAEATGKRVAVVGAGPAGLACAHRLAMRGHDVVLHDAKDKPGGLNEFGIAAYKSTDDFAAREVEWLCGIGGIELRPNSALGTNLDLGDLRRDYDAVFLGVGLGGVNDLDAEGADRDGVMDAVGFIAALRQADDLTTLPVGRNVVVIGGGMTAVDVAVQSKLLGAENVTIAYRRDKSRMGASEFEQNLATSKGVRIIFNAQPVAVHGNGAAAEIELEYTADDGTGLRGTGEKLRLPADQVFKAIGQVLTYRGLELDGRKIRVTGAGRTSVDGVWAGGDCTGGDDLTVVAVAEGRDAAEDIHATLMDAAVHPTGAVIGEDARA; this is translated from the coding sequence ATGCCAGATTCCATGACCCCGGGTATCGTGGCCGGCCGTCTGGGCCGGGACGAGATCGCCGAGAACTTCGCCGATCTTCACAGGCCGCTCGATCCGCACGAGGCGGCGGTCGCGGCCGATCGCTGCTATTTCTGCTATGACGCGCCCTGCGTCACGGCCTGTCCGACCGAGATCGACATCCCCCTTTTCATCCGGCAGATCGCGACCGGCCAGCCGGAAGCGGCGGGGCAGACGATCATGGATCAGAACATTCTGGGCGGCATGTGCGCGCGGGTCTGCCCGACCGAGGATCTCTGCGAGGGGGCCTGCGTGCGCGAGGCGGCCGAGGGCAAGCCGGTCGAGATCGGACGCCTGCAGCGCCACGCGACCGACAGCCTGATGGCGCGACAGGGCCATCCGTTCCGCCGGGCGGAGGCGACGGGCAAGCGCGTCGCCGTGGTGGGCGCGGGGCCTGCGGGTCTTGCCTGTGCGCACAGGCTCGCCATGCGGGGCCACGACGTCGTGCTGCACGACGCCAAGGACAAGCCCGGCGGGCTCAACGAATTCGGGATCGCCGCCTACAAGTCCACCGACGATTTCGCCGCGCGCGAGGTCGAGTGGCTGTGCGGGATCGGCGGGATCGAGCTTCGGCCCAACTCGGCGCTGGGAACGAATCTCGACCTCGGGGATCTACGGCGCGATTACGACGCGGTGTTCCTGGGCGTGGGCCTCGGCGGGGTCAACGATCTCGATGCGGAGGGGGCCGATCGTGACGGGGTGATGGATGCGGTGGGCTTCATCGCGGCGCTGCGCCAGGCCGACGACCTGACGACATTGCCCGTCGGGCGCAACGTGGTCGTGATCGGCGGCGGCATGACTGCGGTGGACGTCGCGGTGCAGTCGAAGCTGCTCGGGGCCGAGAACGTGACGATCGCCTATCGCCGTGACAAGTCGCGGATGGGCGCGTCGGAATTCGAGCAGAACCTCGCCACTTCCAAGGGCGTCAGGATCATCTTCAACGCGCAGCCCGTGGCGGTGCACGGCAACGGCGCGGCGGCGGAGATCGAGCTGGAATACACCGCCGATGACGGTACTGGCCTCAGGGGAACGGGCGAGAAGCTGCGGCTGCCGGCCGATCAGGTCTTCAAGGCGATCGGTCAGGTCCTGACCTATCGGGGGCTCGAACTCGACGGTCGGAAGATCCGCGTGACGGGGGCCGGGCGCACCTCGGTCGACGGGGTCTGGGCCGGGGGCGATTGCACCGGCGGCGACGATCTGACCGTTGTCGCCGTGGCCGAGGGTCGCGACGCGGCCGAGGACATCCATGCGACGCTCATGGATGCGGCGGTCCACCCTACCGGTGCGGTCATCGGAGAGGATGCGCGTGCCTGA
- a CDS encoding AarF/ABC1/UbiB kinase family protein — MSDDDDFPGRAVPSARLARLFGMGRMTGGLAGRALRGGAGKLAAGRRPRIGDLMMTPANARAVTEELARMRGAAMKVGQLVSMEAEDLLPPDLAAIFARLQADADPMPPRQLREVLTREWGDGWQRRFARFDVRPVASASIGQVHRATTRDGRNLAIKVQYPGVRGSIDSDIRNIAAILRVPGLVPRQLNLAPLLEEARAQLHEEADYLREGSQLEAYADVIGDDPRFVVPRLHPELSTRDILAMDYLESVPLGTLADGPQEVRDDVAARLIDLVLRELFEFRLMQTDPNFGNYRRMADGRIALLDFGATQVIPDRLSRDFHALMQAGLSSDREASRAAAIRVGLFDDPVAEGHRETILDMFAMTMAPMLQDGPFDFGQSDLMARMRLKGAEIGEERDFWHVPPTETLFVQRKVVGTYLLATRLKARVDLKAIAARYR; from the coding sequence ATGTCAGACGACGACGATTTCCCCGGCCGCGCCGTGCCGAGCGCCCGTCTCGCCCGCCTCTTCGGGATGGGCCGGATGACGGGTGGCCTCGCGGGGCGCGCGCTGCGCGGCGGCGCGGGCAAACTCGCCGCCGGCCGGCGGCCCCGGATCGGCGATCTGATGATGACGCCCGCCAATGCCCGCGCCGTGACCGAGGAATTGGCCCGGATGCGCGGGGCCGCGATGAAGGTCGGCCAGCTCGTCTCGATGGAGGCCGAGGATCTCCTCCCGCCCGACCTCGCCGCGATCTTCGCCCGGCTCCAGGCCGATGCCGATCCGATGCCGCCCCGCCAGCTGCGCGAGGTCCTGACCCGCGAATGGGGCGATGGGTGGCAACGCCGCTTCGCGCGCTTCGACGTGCGCCCCGTCGCCTCCGCCTCCATCGGGCAGGTTCATCGGGCGACCACCCGCGACGGGCGCAATCTGGCGATCAAGGTGCAATATCCCGGCGTGCGCGGCAGCATCGACAGCGACATCCGCAACATCGCCGCGATCCTTCGGGTGCCGGGCCTCGTCCCGCGCCAGCTGAACCTCGCCCCCCTTCTGGAAGAGGCGCGCGCCCAGCTCCACGAAGAGGCCGATTACCTGCGCGAAGGGTCGCAGCTCGAAGCCTATGCCGACGTGATCGGCGACGATCCCCGCTTCGTCGTGCCGCGGCTGCATCCGGAGCTTTCGACCCGCGACATCCTCGCCATGGATTACCTCGAAAGCGTCCCTCTGGGCACGCTGGCCGATGGCCCGCAAGAGGTTCGCGACGACGTGGCGGCGCGGCTGATCGACCTCGTCCTGCGCGAGCTGTTCGAATTCCGCCTGATGCAGACCGACCCCAATTTCGGCAATTACCGCCGGATGGCGGACGGGCGGATCGCGCTGCTCGATTTCGGGGCGACGCAGGTCATCCCGGACCGGTTGTCACGCGATTTCCATGCGCTCATGCAGGCGGGCCTCTCCTCCGACCGCGAGGCGTCGCGCGCCGCGGCGATCAGGGTGGGCCTCTTCGACGATCCGGTGGCCGAGGGACATCGCGAGACGATCCTCGACATGTTCGCGATGACGATGGCCCCGATGCTGCAGGACGGCCCTTTCGATTTCGGGCAAAGCGACCTCATGGCGCGGATGCGTCTCAAGGGGGCCGAGATCGGGGAGGAGCGCGATTTCTGGCACGTGCCGCCGACCGAGACGCTGTTCGTCCAGCGCAAGGTCGTGGGAACCTACCTTCTCGCCACGCGGCTCAAGGCGCGCGTCGATCTCAAGGCGATCGCGGCGCGCTACCGCTGA
- a CDS encoding xanthine dehydrogenase family protein molybdopterin-binding subunit — protein sequence MTEHLKMDNVQPRMLDETGQGAIHKPMTRPEGPLKVSGTARYAAEWSAPDLAEGVMVRAAITKGKCKIDEASVRDMPGFLGIYTDRMVRNSAQGTMGTNPVQPEGEVHYLGQPIAVAVAETFEQARDIAQSLKVTYTAEDGAKTVMDDASEFEDDDDPVDIGDLDKAMSDAAFSIDSTYTTKPHNSAAMEPHAAVADWDGDKVTLRGSLQMLGFNRNELADSLGIDAKNVRILSPYVGGGFGSKLGISPECVAAAVAAKKLGRPVRVVLHRNNVFEMITLRTETKQRVRLACDADGKLTGIGHENWQTNLPGESMAEPVDVATHFLYGGENRRYGQHIARLNRSASGAVRAPGEAVGQLALENAMDELAEAAGIDPVEFRIRNVPEKSPESGLPFSSNALAQCLSEGAEMFGWSERKGTKERLEGEWYVGMGVGSAARSNVLMESRANVTLNPDGTALVQTDMTDIGTGTYAILGQIAAEMLGIDPSKVTVELGDTELPEASGSGGSWGAASAGSSVFLGAKGIRKKLAERLGCSPEELRLQDGVATGANNRRPLAELMDGPITEEGHIEPGSTSNDFEQSGFGAHFAEVAVNKVTGEVRVRRMLAAMSAGRILNAQTARSQVWGGQIWGIGGALTEEIQHDPRTGHIVNNDLAEYHVPVNLDVPDLEVHFVEERDDQANPMQIKGIGELGLSGAGAAVTNAIYNACGVRVYDYPATPDKIFPYLD from the coding sequence ATGACCGAACATCTCAAGATGGACAATGTCCAGCCGCGCATGCTGGACGAGACCGGACAGGGCGCGATCCACAAGCCCATGACGCGTCCCGAGGGTCCGCTGAAGGTCTCGGGTACCGCGCGTTACGCGGCCGAGTGGAGTGCACCCGACCTCGCCGAAGGGGTGATGGTGCGGGCCGCGATCACCAAGGGCAAATGCAAGATCGACGAGGCGTCGGTCAGGGACATGCCCGGGTTCCTCGGCATCTATACCGACCGGATGGTGCGCAACTCGGCGCAGGGCACGATGGGCACGAACCCCGTTCAGCCCGAAGGCGAGGTGCATTACCTCGGCCAGCCCATCGCGGTCGCCGTGGCCGAAACCTTCGAGCAGGCGCGCGACATCGCGCAATCTCTCAAGGTGACCTACACGGCCGAGGACGGCGCGAAGACGGTGATGGACGATGCGTCGGAGTTCGAGGACGACGACGATCCGGTCGATATCGGTGATCTCGACAAGGCGATGTCGGATGCCGCGTTCAGCATCGATTCGACCTATACCACCAAGCCGCACAATTCCGCGGCGATGGAGCCTCATGCGGCCGTCGCCGACTGGGACGGTGACAAGGTCACGCTGCGCGGTTCGCTGCAGATGCTTGGCTTCAACCGCAACGAGCTGGCGGATTCGCTCGGGATCGACGCCAAGAACGTCCGCATCCTGTCGCCATATGTCGGCGGCGGGTTCGGATCGAAGCTCGGGATCTCGCCCGAATGCGTGGCGGCCGCGGTCGCGGCGAAGAAACTCGGGCGGCCGGTCCGCGTGGTCCTGCACCGCAACAACGTCTTCGAGATGATCACGCTCAGGACCGAGACGAAGCAGCGCGTGCGGCTTGCCTGCGATGCGGACGGCAAGCTTACCGGGATCGGTCACGAGAACTGGCAAACCAACCTGCCGGGCGAATCGATGGCCGAGCCTGTCGATGTGGCGACGCATTTCCTTTATGGCGGCGAGAACCGCCGGTATGGCCAGCACATCGCGCGGCTCAACCGCTCTGCCTCCGGGGCCGTACGCGCGCCGGGCGAGGCCGTGGGGCAGCTCGCGCTCGAGAACGCGATGGACGAGCTTGCTGAGGCGGCGGGCATCGACCCGGTCGAGTTCCGCATCCGCAACGTGCCCGAAAAATCGCCGGAAAGCGGTCTGCCGTTTTCCTCGAACGCGCTCGCGCAATGTCTGAGCGAGGGGGCCGAGATGTTCGGCTGGTCCGAGCGCAAGGGCACCAAGGAGCGGCTCGAGGGTGAATGGTATGTGGGTATGGGCGTCGGCTCGGCCGCGCGCAGCAACGTTCTGATGGAGAGCCGCGCCAACGTCACGCTGAACCCCGACGGCACGGCGCTTGTCCAGACGGACATGACCGATATCGGAACCGGCACCTATGCCATTCTCGGCCAGATCGCGGCCGAGATGCTGGGGATCGACCCGAGCAAGGTCACGGTCGAGCTCGGCGATACCGAGCTGCCAGAGGCGTCGGGCTCGGGTGGATCTTGGGGTGCGGCATCGGCCGGCTCGTCGGTCTTCCTGGGTGCGAAGGGCATCCGCAAGAAGCTGGCCGAGCGGCTGGGCTGTTCGCCCGAGGAGCTGCGCCTTCAGGACGGCGTGGCGACGGGGGCCAACAATCGCCGGCCGCTGGCCGAGCTGATGGACGGACCCATCACCGAAGAGGGGCATATCGAGCCCGGATCGACCTCGAACGATTTCGAGCAGTCGGGCTTCGGAGCGCATTTCGCGGAGGTCGCGGTCAACAAGGTGACGGGCGAGGTGCGCGTGCGCCGGATGCTGGCCGCCATGTCGGCAGGCCGGATCCTCAACGCGCAGACCGCGCGCAGCCAGGTCTGGGGCGGCCAGATCTGGGGCATCGGCGGCGCGCTGACCGAGGAGATCCAGCACGATCCCCGCACGGGTCACATCGTCAACAACGACCTTGCCGAGTACCACGTGCCGGTCAATCTCGACGTGCCGGACCTCGAGGTGCATTTCGTGGAAGAGCGCGACGACCAGGCGAACCCGATGCAGATCAAGGGCATCGGCGAGCTGGGCCTCTCGGGGGCCGGTGCCGCGGTCACCAACGCGATCTACAATGCCTGCGGCGTGAGGGTCTACGACTACCCCGCGACGCCGGACAAGATCTTTCCGTATCTGGATTGA